The Chitinophagales bacterium genome has a window encoding:
- the rluF gene encoding 23S rRNA pseudouridine(2604) synthase RluF — protein sequence MHTHNNNEAELVSLNKYISSTGFCSRREADKYIEQGRVTVNGEPAFSGTRVADSDTVEIDGEKLKGTKKKTTIYIALNKPVGITSTTDLKDKTNIISFINYPKRIFPIGRLDKDSDGLIFLTNDGDIVNKILRAGNFHEKEYIVTVNKALTPEFIQQMSNGVPVLGKMTRKCIVKKEGNKRFRIILTQGMNRQIRRMCQHLDYKVMSLTRVRIMNVHLGNLPVGKWRLLTQPEIDEMNRLVASSSKTQSAEERTVKEKHTQQKQEVKTKQLPKNNEQKSPAKPKKKSYKEWRKR from the coding sequence ATGCATACACATAACAACAATGAGGCAGAACTGGTAAGCCTGAATAAATACATCAGTTCCACCGGTTTCTGCTCGCGCAGAGAAGCAGATAAATATATTGAACAAGGCAGGGTCACCGTAAATGGTGAGCCTGCTTTTTCGGGTACACGTGTAGCTGACAGCGATACGGTAGAAATAGATGGAGAAAAACTAAAGGGCACCAAAAAGAAAACTACCATATACATCGCCCTGAACAAACCAGTGGGTATCACCTCTACTACCGACCTGAAAGACAAAACCAATATCATTTCCTTTATCAACTACCCTAAAAGGATATTCCCCATCGGGCGACTGGACAAAGACTCTGACGGGTTGATATTCCTGACAAACGATGGAGACATAGTCAATAAAATATTACGCGCGGGCAACTTTCACGAGAAAGAATATATAGTTACCGTCAACAAAGCTCTTACACCTGAGTTCATTCAACAGATGAGCAACGGTGTGCCTGTCTTGGGGAAGATGACCCGCAAATGTATTGTAAAAAAAGAGGGTAATAAAAGATTCCGCATCATACTGACACAAGGCATGAACAGGCAGATACGCCGCATGTGCCAGCACCTGGACTACAAGGTTATGTCATTGACAAGGGTACGTATTATGAATGTACACTTAGGTAACCTGCCCGTAGGCAAATGGCGATTGCTCACCCAACCGGAAATAGATGAAATGAACAGGCTGGTTGCTTCTTCCAGCAAAACACAATCAGCAGAAGAAAGGACTGTAAAGGAAAAACACACCCAACAGAAACAAGAGGTAAAAACAAAACAACTACCTAAGAACAACGAACAAAAGTCACCCGCAAAACCCAAAAAGAAGAGTTATAAGGAATGGCGAAAGAGATAA